From a single Lewinella sp. LCG006 genomic region:
- the purD gene encoding phosphoribosylamine--glycine ligase — translation MRILLLGSGGREHAFAWKLSQSPACEALYIAPGNAGTQQHGTNLAINPNDFPAVKAAVLEYGVDMVICGPEEPLVLGIQDYFAADAMLKQVLFMGPSQAGAQLEGSKAFAKAFMDDQDIPTAAYREFTVDQLEDGLEYLEDQPAPYVLKADGLAAGKGVLILDSVIEAQEELRAMLEGKFGEASETVVVEEFLTGIEFSVFVFTDGKDYKVLPVAKDYKRIGAGDTGLNTGGMGSVSHPPFVDEAMMKKVEERIIKPTIEGLQVQQLGYRGVIFIGLISVEDEPFVIEYNCRMGDPETQSVFPRLKTDLVELCRATAAGELAKVEIEIDERAVASVILVAGGYPGSYEKGKVITGLENVSGSLVFHAGVREVEGQLLTNGGRVLAVTSYGDNFQDALDTSLANAAKIHFDGVYYRKDIGFDL, via the coding sequence ATGCGAATTCTTCTTTTGGGTAGTGGCGGTCGTGAACACGCTTTCGCCTGGAAACTAAGCCAGAGCCCGGCTTGCGAAGCCCTTTATATAGCTCCTGGCAACGCTGGTACCCAGCAACACGGTACCAATCTGGCAATTAACCCTAATGATTTTCCAGCGGTCAAAGCTGCAGTGTTGGAATACGGGGTAGATATGGTCATCTGTGGCCCTGAAGAACCGCTAGTACTGGGCATTCAGGATTATTTTGCTGCGGATGCCATGCTAAAACAGGTTTTGTTCATGGGGCCAAGCCAGGCGGGTGCGCAGCTGGAAGGCAGCAAGGCTTTCGCCAAAGCATTTATGGATGACCAGGACATTCCTACGGCAGCTTACCGGGAATTTACCGTCGATCAATTAGAGGATGGCCTGGAATACCTGGAAGATCAGCCTGCTCCTTATGTATTAAAAGCCGATGGCCTCGCCGCAGGTAAGGGCGTGTTGATTCTCGATAGCGTCATAGAGGCGCAGGAAGAACTGAGAGCAATGCTGGAAGGTAAATTTGGGGAAGCTTCGGAAACGGTTGTCGTAGAAGAATTCCTAACCGGCATTGAGTTCTCTGTTTTCGTATTTACGGATGGCAAGGACTACAAGGTTCTGCCCGTAGCTAAAGACTACAAACGGATTGGTGCTGGCGACACGGGGCTTAATACCGGTGGCATGGGCTCAGTTTCACATCCTCCATTTGTGGATGAGGCCATGATGAAGAAAGTGGAAGAGCGTATTATCAAACCTACTATTGAAGGCCTGCAAGTACAGCAATTGGGTTACCGCGGTGTTATCTTCATTGGGCTGATTAGTGTTGAAGACGAGCCTTTCGTCATTGAATACAATTGCCGGATGGGAGACCCAGAGACGCAGTCGGTATTTCCTCGCCTCAAAACCGATTTGGTAGAATTGTGCCGTGCTACTGCTGCGGGAGAATTAGCCAAGGTTGAGATAGAGATCGATGAACGCGCTGTGGCTTCTGTGATATTGGTCGCTGGCGGTTATCCTGGCAGCTACGAGAAAGGCAAAGTGATCACCGGATTGGAAAACGTATCGGGCAGCTTGGTCTTTCACGCAGGGGTGCGGGAAGTAGAGGGACAGTTGTTGACCAATGGAGGTCGGGTATTGGCGGTTACCTCTTATGGTGATAACTTCCAGGATGCACTGGATACCTCCTTGGCCAATGCCGCCAAGATTCATTTTGATGGTGTTTATTACCGAAAGGATATAGGGTTTGATCTTTAG
- a CDS encoding ABC transporter ATP-binding protein, protein MIRTENLIKAFGDTTVLKGITTEFHPGKTNLIIGRSGAGKTVLLKLLVGLHQPTEGSVWYGDTNFFSLDKKAVRSIRMEVGMLFQASALFDSMTVEENVRFPLDMFTNMTAKEKLTQVNRCLERVSLEGANSKYPSETSGGMQKRVGIARAIVLDPKYLFCDEPNSGLDPKTSIVIDELIKDITVEKNITTVINTHDMNSVMEIGDNIILLYQGEITWRGSKDEVLESDNEYLQDFIFASPFLQRLRARALSK, encoded by the coding sequence ATGATCAGAACCGAAAATTTAATCAAGGCTTTTGGTGATACCACTGTACTTAAAGGCATTACTACCGAATTTCACCCAGGAAAGACCAATCTTATTATTGGCCGCTCCGGAGCAGGTAAAACGGTACTTCTGAAATTATTAGTAGGCCTACACCAACCAACGGAAGGTTCCGTTTGGTACGGAGATACCAATTTCTTTTCGTTAGATAAAAAAGCAGTGCGCTCCATTAGGATGGAGGTAGGCATGCTTTTTCAGGCATCGGCACTGTTTGATTCTATGACGGTAGAAGAAAACGTACGCTTCCCACTCGATATGTTTACCAACATGACCGCCAAAGAGAAATTGACACAAGTCAATCGTTGTCTGGAACGTGTAAGCCTCGAAGGAGCAAACAGTAAATATCCTTCCGAAACCAGCGGTGGAATGCAAAAGCGTGTAGGTATTGCCAGGGCTATCGTCCTTGATCCGAAGTACCTTTTTTGTGATGAACCCAACTCGGGCCTTGATCCCAAGACCTCCATCGTCATCGACGAACTCATCAAGGATATTACGGTTGAGAAAAACATTACTACCGTCATCAACACCCACGACATGAATTCCGTGATGGAGATTGGGGATAATATTATTCTCCTTTACCAGGGTGAAATTACCTGGCGCGGTAGTAAAGATGAGGTATTGGAAAGTGACAATGAATACCTTCAGGACTTTATTTTCGCCAGTCCGTTTTTGCAGCGCTTACGCGCAAGAGCACTGAGTAAGTAG
- a CDS encoding MlaE family ABC transporter permease yields MIINRFLAHVGRYFQLMGTAIARPEKTSMYYKETMRQMNDIGVGSLVIVALIAVFIGAVTAIQFAYQLQDSFVPRYYIGYIVRDTTIIELAPTITCLVLAGKVGSNLAAEIGGMRQKEHIDAMEIMGVNTAAYLIMPKVIGALIMIPMLVAIAAFVSILGGYLATVPVGLISHAEYELGVRSYFVSYNITLMFIKSFVFAFILTSVPCYQGYYVKGGSIELGRASTNAVVFSDILILLFDYLIAVVFT; encoded by the coding sequence ATGATCATTAATCGTTTTTTAGCTCACGTTGGCAGGTATTTCCAATTAATGGGAACAGCAATCGCCCGCCCTGAGAAAACCTCCATGTATTACAAGGAGACCATGCGCCAGATGAATGATATCGGCGTTGGCTCTTTGGTGATTGTGGCACTTATTGCCGTTTTCATTGGTGCGGTTACAGCCATTCAGTTTGCTTACCAGCTTCAGGATAGTTTTGTTCCTCGCTATTACATTGGCTACATTGTCAGAGATACCACTATCATTGAATTAGCGCCCACGATTACCTGCCTGGTCTTAGCGGGCAAGGTGGGTTCCAATCTCGCTGCCGAAATTGGCGGGATGCGCCAAAAAGAACACATTGACGCCATGGAAATCATGGGGGTCAATACGGCTGCTTATCTGATTATGCCCAAGGTAATTGGAGCCCTGATCATGATCCCCATGCTGGTAGCCATCGCTGCTTTTGTCAGTATTTTGGGTGGTTATTTGGCCACCGTGCCCGTGGGCCTGATCTCTCATGCAGAGTATGAGTTAGGCGTACGCTCCTATTTTGTTTCTTACAACATCACCTTGATGTTTATCAAGTCATTTGTCTTTGCCTTTATCCTTACTTCCGTCCCCTGCTATCAGGGTTACTACGTAAAGGGGGGAAGCATTGAGCTAGGACGCGCCAGTACCAATGCCGTAGTTTTCAGTGATATTCTTATCCTTTTATTTGACTACCTGATTGCCGTAGTTTTCACCTAA